The DNA sequence ATTCCCTGCGCCGCCACTCCTCTACTCCTAACCTCGCGAAATCATGCGAAGCTTTTTTCAATCGGTGGCCGTTTAGTAACAAATAGTAACCACTGCTCTTATGCTGTTTCCTTTTTCCGCACCAAAGGAATGACAATCGTCCCCTCCGGTGGCGGAATGTTTCTGTCCGGTTTACTTCGTCCCAACGCAAAATCTTGAATCGCTTTGCGCTGATTTCGTTCCGCGACCTTCGCGTAATGCTGCGTGATCCGAAGATCTTGATGACCCATTGCAGATTGAGTCGCACGGATGTCGTTTGTCTGATCCGAATAGATCGTCGCAAACGTGTGCCGCAACACATGCGTGGATCGCTCCGGGATTCCGACAGCTCGATACGCTTTTTTGTACGCGCTCTGAATCGCGTTGTATCTCAAAGGTACGCCGTCGTTATGAAAGACCAGAGGTCCGTTGACTCCGTTCTCTTTCCATTCCCGCAATAACTCCACAAGCCGCGGAGGGATGACAACCCGTCGGACTTCGCCGGTTTTTGTCCCCTTTCTCAAATAGGGGACTTTCGTTTTGAAGTCCCACGCGCATATCTGTTTGATCTCGACGACTGAAAAATCGAGATGCACAGATTGCCATTCGATCCCGCACGCTTCGCCGACCCGAGCTCCGCAGAGAGCTTGGAACGATGCCAGGTAGTAGTACACCGGGCGGTGATGCTGGCGCAGACGTTCAAGGAATTTCTCCAACTCCTCCACGCTTAGCGAAACGTCTTCTTTGGCCGGTTTCGCCTTGAAGAACGCATCCGTCCGGTGTCGTCTGAGAATCGGAGATTGAAAGAGGTTGTCTTTTCGCTCTCGATACCAGTTAAACACTGTAGTCAGCGTTTTTACTTCGCGGAGAAACGACACGCGCGAGCTTTTCTTCGGATATGAAGGACCAAGGCAGTGCCTCAACCAC is a window from the Bdellovibrionota bacterium genome containing:
- a CDS encoding site-specific integrase; this translates as MNDNQKKPKALQLTSVRGFPGIYKVLVWNEEKQNYMSPRLIVSCRQKPYRAVRWIRVLGKRKQQGRFFDRLEQARAWRMETNPESPKERSSSYTVKNLLDDWREWSKPPRLQKGTWDLYGKDLVHLKFLYDVPMNELTPHDIDAWLRHCLGPSYPKKSSRVSFLREVKTLTTVFNWYRERKDNLFQSPILRRHRTDAFFKAKPAKEDVSLSVEELEKFLERLRQHHRPVYYYLASFQALCGARVGEACGIEWQSVHLDFSVVEIKQICAWDFKTKVPYLRKGTKTGEVRRVVIPPRLVELLREWKENGVNGPLVFHNDGVPLRYNAIQSAYKKAYRAVGIPERSTHVLRHTFATIYSDQTNDIRATQSAMGHQDLRITQHYAKVAERNQRKAIQDFALGRSKPDRNIPPPEGTIVIPLVRKKETA